In one Fusarium falciforme chromosome 5, complete sequence genomic region, the following are encoded:
- a CDS encoding EthD domain-containing protein, with protein sequence MAFSKVYRATVFAKRKEGVAQEEFSRRFARHGTLAGPVIQKHNGIAYIQHHVFDAYAEEFKEKIGPEMAPFFNFVQADGINTLIFPTMDDLVGFFKDPAHEETLNADVAEFADPTTVTFAVGDENVVIEGGKLLV encoded by the exons ATGGCTTTCAGCAAAGTCTACCGCGCTACCGTCTTCGCAAAGAGAAAGGAGGGCGTGGCACAGGAAGAATTCTCTCGCCGCTTCGCTCGCCACGGAACGTTGGCCGGCCCAGTAATCCAGAAGCACAACGGCATAGCCTACATCCAG CACCACGTCTTTGATGCCTATGCCGAGGAATTCAAAGAAAAGATTGGACCTGAGATGGCCCCGTTTTTCAATTTTGTCCAGGCCGATGGGATCAACACCCTCATCTTCCCGACTATGGATGATCTCGTCGGCTTCTTCAAGGACCCAGCACATGAGGAAACTCTGAATGCTGATGTCGCCGAGTTTGCCGATCCAACAACCGTCACCTTTGCGGTCGGAGATGAGAATGTGGTTATCGAGGGTGGAAAGTTGCTTGTCTAG
- a CDS encoding Peptidase A1 domain-containing protein, with protein MAWTFSTALVAFILAASAERVPREIKWADGTIGPDGPWRAVSVQMGGETNNIGLFPGGNWETWMIEDDYCDKGTCYASKAGTYDEASGITGGIQLDGGLDAYMLGLQLEGEPAKRYLDDMVLGGITETNVSLALLKNQRIKYPGGQKVPFFAGCLSMGGNKAINQSFTPMDGPAINGSLPPGWMFENAWTPSNSFGMHIGSVQPSMSGSLWFGGYDQNRIVGEILSMSGGPRDGITLWDVGIEVIGSKSPFDFKSKDDLLAKGNSSIGSGLKVLIDGCSPYLSLPKSTCDNIAAELPVKFDESLGLYLWDTKSDKYEEIVTSASALVFSFISDSNTDAVKINVPFMHLNLTLTAPLVDTPTPYFPCHVNGKGQYVLGRAFLQDAFIGANWHKDSNTWWLAQAPGRTIQATNNIISIEEKDKTISKGGNDWKASWSGVWDDEGVPANTPTPTPTKEPSNAVPEDEGLSTGAKAGIGVGIAAGVLAMAGLGIFFWRRRRQQQTPPPETSQVAYTPASEAAYSVNAAKWPPSELPHERPPQEMQGTPTTQPRYELA; from the coding sequence ATGGCCTGGACATTCTCAACAGCCCTGGTGGCcttcatcctcgccgcctcggccgagcGAGTCCCCCGGGAGATCAAATGGGCCGACGGAACTATTGGACCTGATGGTCCCTGGAGGGCCGTGTCGGTTCAGATGGGAGGGGAGACAAACAACATTGGCCTATTCCCTGGTGGTAACTGGGAGACTTGGATGATTGAGGATGACTACTGCGATAAGGGAACCTGCTACGCCTCCAAAGCAGGCACCTACGACGAAGCTTCGGGAATCACGGGCGGTATCCAACTGGACGGCGGTCTCGACGCCTACATGCTCGGTCTGCAACTCGAAGGCGAGCCGGCAAAACGGTACCTGGACGACATGGTTCTGGGCGGCATCACCGAGACAAACGTCAGTCTCGCCCTCTTGAAGAACCAGAGGATCAAGTATCCCGGTGGCCAGAAGGTTCCCTTCTTCGCCGGCTGTCTGAGCATGGGCGGCAACAAGGCCATTAACCAGTCTTTCACTCCAATGGACGGACCTGCTATCAACGGCAGTCTCCCTCCTGGCTGGATGTTTGAGAACGCGTGGACGCCCTCCAACTCTTTCGGTATGCACATCGGATCAGTTCAACCCTCCATGTCCGGATCTCTCTGGTTCGGCGGTTACGATCAAAACCGCATCGTCGGCGAGATTCTCAGCATGAGCGGTGGACCCCGAGACGGCATTACACTCTGGGATGTCGGCATCGAGGTGATCGGCAGCAAGTCGCCCTTCGACTTCAAGTCCAAAGACGACCTCCTCGCCAAGGGAAACTCATCCATCGGAAGCGGACTCAAGGTCCTTATCGACGGCTGCTCGCCGTACCTCTCCCTCCCCAAGTCGACCTGCGATAACATCGCCGCCGAACTCCCAGTGAAGTTTGACGAGAGCCTCGGCCTGTACCTCTGGGATACAAAGTCGGACAAGTACGAGGAGATTGTCACCTCGGCATCGGCCCTGGTGTTTTCTTTCATCTCTGACTCCAACACCGACGCCGTTAAGATCAATGTTCCTTTCATGCacctcaacctcaccctcaccGCGCCGCTCGTCGATACCCCCACACCTTACTTTCCCTGTCACGTCAACGGCAAGGGACAATATGTTTTGGGTCGGGCATTCCTCCAGGATGCCTTTATTGGAGCCAACTGGCACAAGGACTCCAACACATGGTGGCTGGCTCAAGCTCCGGGCCGGACTATCCAGGCCACTAACAACATCATCTCGATCgaagagaaggacaagaccaTCAGCAAGGGCGGCAACGACTGGAAGGCATCCTGGAGCGGCGTATGGGACGACGAAGGAGTACCCGCCAATACGCCTACACCTACACCTACAAAAGAACCATCCAACGCGGTCCCCGAAGACGAGGGCCTGTCGACAGGCGCAAAGGCCGGCATTGGTGTTGGTATTGCCGCAGGTGTCCTGGCCATGGCGGGACTCGGCATCTTCTTCTGGCGCCGTCGCCGACAGCAACAGACTCCCCCTCCCGAGACGTCGCAGGTTGCATATACACCAGCCTCAGAAGCGGCCTACTCCGTGAACGCCGCGAAGTGGCCGCCGAGCGAGCTGCCTCACGAGAGACCTCCCCAGGAGATGCAAGGCACACCGACGACACAACCCAGATACGAGTTGGCCTGA
- a CDS encoding Fungal-trans domain-containing protein codes for MPQPSSKQVKFVASDPNRGGLPVKRKQVQHACAACRRKKRRCIHAEDSRDDSPVAATAVAGPEDQDETSPSRSSSVPLALTGSTQTHSSALPEQNGTSNNNRASFQYGDSAGPVATPSRRESASMTPKPQSSSRFVGDLNPEGMFVEATGSASVRETSQKGDVGIWLSSTVGGPGQASQFITSRPPPIMDQFLLPFVREHCLSCLPPEKEYRKLKRLFLQKIHPIFPIIPEMALEGPSDEPTTIVLRQLVCLAASTDPSVSRYLRLKNRGDEILTCQDFLQSISSAVRAILETSIITDRVLHIRALVILSLYTQPSSSEEADLPAQLGGRAIHHIQTLGLHLLRYDAPNCEELETLFCAVWAVDRINAAAYGRPCLMHERDIGANLDGCIKKRPPCFRLLLSVVQWLDQVIELYRPGPSAEASGLDKVAYIDLPVLEAMIVNADALKVPGSLIATIETFYHAVIILSCRLPRPGTLTAASTLPPPSANARRSLAAERIAYAVLRDHLSPMPFVPYAVCLALSVEYRKMRHSRLPMFRARAMHSFRRNCEMLRKFGDYFWSANVVAGLGERVLKEMERAATTLTKDSTPPPPPGETPSSAPSSNSQPNSVPRQPESTVPVANPTMINSVPSVEQPVDFSLIDAISGQDVFGHIDPNFNLNAVEDALEANLDIALPFNWGDWGQYAT; via the exons ATGCCCCAGCCATCGTCGAAGCAGGTCAAGTTTGTGGCCTCGGATCCCAACCGCGGGGGGCTCCCCGTCAAGCGCAAGCAGGTCCAGCACGCCTGTGCCGCGTGTCGACGAAAAAAG AGGCGATGCATTCACGCTGAGGATTCACGCGACGATTCTCCTGTGGCTGCGACGGCTGTCGCCGGACCAGAGGATCAGGACGAGACATCTCCATCCCGGTCATC ATCCGTTCCGTTGGCCTTGACAGGATCAACGCAGACTCACTCTAGTGCTCTACCCGAGCAAAATGGtaccagcaacaacaacagagcCTCGTTTCAGTATGGCGACTCAGCAGGGCCCGTCGCGACGCCTTCAAGGCGAGAGTCAGCCAGCATGACGCCAAAGCCTCAGTCATCTTCGCGATTCGTTGGTGATCTGAACCCAGAGGGCATGTTTGTGGAGGCGACAGGTTCAGCATCAGTCCGTGAGACTTCGCAAAAGGGCGATGTCGGTATCTGGCTTTCGTCCACGGTCGGCGGACCAGGCCAGGCATCTCAGTTCATCACGTCACGACCTCCACCGATCATGGACCAGTTCTTGCTTCCCTTTGTCCGAGAGCACTGTCTGTCATGTCTCCCTCCGGAGAAGGAGTATCGCAAATTGAAACGGTTGTTTCTCCAGAAGATTCATCCCATCTTTCCCATCATCCCGGAGATGGCATTGGAGGGCCCCTCTGATGAGCCCACTACCATCGTTCTACGACAACTGGTCTGTCTGGCAGCCTCCACCGATCCCTCCGTGTCTCGCTATCTTCGACTCAAGAATCGGGGTGATGAGATTTTGACGTGCCAAGACTTTTTGCAGTCCATCTCTTCGGCAGTGCGGGCTATTCTTGAAaccagcatcatcaccgaCCGTGTCCTTCACATCAGGGCTCTCGTCATACTATCCCTCTATACGCAACCAAGCAGCTCTGAGGAAGCTGATCTCCCAGCACAACTTGGCGGGCGAGCCATCCACCATATCCAAACCCTCGGCCTACACCTGCTTAGATACGACGCGCCAAACTGcgaggagctcgagacgTTGTTTTGCGCCGTCTGGGCTGTCGACAGGATCAACGCTGCGGCTTACGGAAGACCATGCCTGATGCATGAACGAGATATTGGTGCGAATCTCGATGGATGTATTAAGAAGCGCCCACCATGCTTTCGACTCCTCCTATCTGTGGTGCAGTGGCTCGACCAGGTCATTGAGCTCTACCGCCCAGGACCAAGTGCTGAGGCGTCTGGTCTTGACAAGGTCGCCTACATTGATCTTCCTGTGCTCGAGGCCATGATTGTGAATGCCGACGCTCTCAAAGTTCCGGGTTCATTGATTG CCACCATCGAGACTTTCTACCACGCGGTTATCATCCTATCGTGTCGACTCCCTCGACCAGGCACTCTCACAGCAGCTTCAACTCTTCCTCCGCCATCAGCTAATGCCCGCCGCTCCCTCGCAGCTGAGCGGATCGCATATGCCGTGTTACGTGATCATCTCAGTCCTATGCCATTCGTTCCCTATGCTGTTTGTCTAGCACTCAGTGTCGAGTATCGCAAGATGAGACATAGCCGCCTACCAATGTTTCGAGCTCGAGCAATGCATTCTTTCCGGCGAAACTGTGAAATGTTGAGAAAGTTTGGTGACTACTTCTGGAGCGCTAATGTCGTCGCTGGTCTTGGCGAGAGAGTACTGAAAGAGATGGAGCGTGCCGCGACAACTCTCACCAAGGACtcgacaccaccacctcctccaggaGAAACACCAAGCTCAGCTCCGTCTTCGAACTCACAGCCAAACTCTGTCCCAAGACAACCTGAATCCACGGTCCCGGTGGCTAATCCGACCATGATCAACTCTGTGCCGAGCGTCGAGCAGCCGGTCGACTTTTCACTCATAGATGCCATCTCGGGGCAGGATGTTTTTGGACATATCGATCCCAATTTCAACCTCAACGCTGTCGAAGATGCGCTCGAAGCCAACCTGGACATTGCTCTTCCATTCAACTGGGGAGATTGGGGACAGTATGCTACCTGA
- a CDS encoding Glucose N-acetyltransferase 1, whose product MGWQLSLSSQLSRYLSQAVDMSAETTAPLSPSRFMASKRYRWTALAALLTIFFVFFLVQNHDSLPQRLPQGIPSTYTYTGGDVDWSRFAYTQYVTNSEYLCNSVMFFESLHRLSSKADRVMMFPSRMLKGEDDESSDARLLIKARDSYNVKLVPITIQHRDNADSTWADSFTKLLAFNQTQYSRVLSIDSDSMLLQPMDELFLLPSVPVAMPRAYWLWPDKEILSSQVVLIEPSDVEFKRIQDKIQAASGDDYDMEIVNYLYRESALVLPHRRYDLLTGEFRGDNHSKYLGSDVEVWDPAAAYSEAKLVHFSDWPLPKPWLPTPEDVRIKIQPDCKNTTEGIEDCTARIIWNSFYTDFKTKREEVCGEDKL is encoded by the exons ATGGGCTGGCAGCTGTCCCTTTCTTCGCAGCTGTCTCGCTACCTGAGCCAAGCTGTCGACATGTCGGCCGAGACGACGGCGCCTCTATCACCATCGCGCTTCATGGCGTCAAAGCGCTACCGATGGACagccctcgccgccctcctcaccatcttcttcgtcttcttcctcgtccagaACCATGACTCTCTCCCTCAGAGGCTCCCGCAGGGCATCCCGTCCACCTATACCTACACCGGCGGCGACGTCGATTGGTCGCGCTTCGCATACACGCAATACGTCACCAACAGCGAGTACCTCTGCAACTCGGTCATGTTCTTCGAGTCGCTGCATCGACTGTCCAGCAAAGCCGACCGGGTCATGATGTTTCCGTCGCGAATGCTCAAGggtgaagacgacgagtcaAGCGACGCCCGCCTGCTCATCAAGGCTCGCGACAGCTACAACGTCAAGCTGGTTCCAATTACCATTCAGCACAGAGATAATGCGGATT CTACTTGGGCCGATTCCTTTACCAAGCTCCTCGCTTTCAACCAGACTCAGTACAGCCGTGTGCTCTCGATCGATTCCGACTCTATGCTCCTTCAACCAATGGATGAGCTATTCCTCCTACCTTCAGTCCCAGTAGCCATGCCCCGGGCTTACTGGCTGTGGCCCGACAAGGAGATCCTTTCATCCCAagtcgtcctcatcgagcCCTCCGACGTCGAGTTCAAGCGCATCCAAGACAAGATCCAAGCCGCCTCAGGCGACGACTACGACATGGAGATTGTCAACTACCTCTACCGCGAGAGCGCCCTCGTTCTACCCCACCGCCGCTATGATCTGCTTACGGGAGAATTTCGCGGCGACAACCACTCAAAGTACCTGGGCTCCGACGTCGAGGTCTGGGATCCTGCTGCTGCCTATAGTGAGGCCAAGCTCGTCCACTTTTCCGACTGGCCACTGCCAAAGCCTTGGCTTCCAACGCCGGAAGACGTTCGCATCAAGATACAGCCCGACTGCAAAAACACGACCGAGGGCATTGAGGACTGTACCGCGAGGATAATATGGAATTCCTTCTACACTGATTTTAAAACGAAGCGAGAG GAAGTCTGCGGTGAGGATAAGCTGTAG